Proteins from a single region of Rhipicephalus sanguineus isolate Rsan-2018 chromosome 5, BIME_Rsan_1.4, whole genome shotgun sequence:
- the LOC119394277 gene encoding exodeoxyribonuclease, translated as MGKSDAKKTSKRKRGGDGEATEPEHSAAANNAHETSKKPKSEAGEQAGSGDVAKKPWNLKLCSWNVNGVRAWLGKEGLEYLKKEQPDVFAIQETKCSDSKLPTEIKNVDGYHSYFLAGDQEGYSGVGLLSKIKPLDVKYGIGVEKHDKEGRVITAEFEKFYLVAVYVPNAGKKLVRLDYRMEWDKDFRAYLKELETKKPVVLCGDMNVAHQEIDLANPKTNKKNAGFTQEERDGFTTLLDTGFVDSFRHLYPDKKGAYTFWTYMMNARAKNVGWRLDYFILSNALESNISDSLIHSEVMGSDHCPVVLLLNI; from the coding sequence ATGGGAAAATCGGATGCCAAAAAGACGTCAAAGAGGAAGCGAGGTGGAGACGGGGAAGCGACAGAACCGGAACACAGCGCCGCTGCGAACAACGCGCACGAAACGTCAAAGAAGCCCAAATCTGAAGCCGGCGAGCAAGCTGGCAGCGGCGACGTTGCTAAAAAGCCGTGGAACTTGAAGCTATGCTCCTGGAACGTCAATGGAGTGCGCGCCTGGCTTGGGAAAGAGGGACTGGAATACCTAAAGAAGGAGCAACCCGACGTCTTTGCCATCCAGGAGACCAAGTGCTCCGATTCGAAGTTGCCCACGGAAATCAAGAACGTGGACGGCTATCATTCGTACTTTTTAGCTGGGGACCAGGAAGGTTATTCTGGAGTCGGGCTTTTGTCGAAAATAAAACCGCTGGACGTCAAGTACGGCATCGGTGTGGAGAAACACGATAAGGAAGGAAGGGTGATAACGGCAGAGTTCGAGAAATTCTATctcgttgccgtttacgttcctAACGCCGGGAAGAAGTTAGTGCGGTTAGATTACCGCATGGAGTGGGACAAAGACTTTCGCGCGTACTTGAAGGAACTGGAGACCAAAAAGCCGGTCGTTCTGTGCGGCGACATGAACGTCGCGCATCAAGAGATCGATCTCGCAAACCCCAAAACGAACAAAAAGAATGCAGGCTTTACCCAAGAGGAACGCGACGGCTTTACGACTCTGCTGGACACCGGATTCGTGGACTCGTTCAGGCACCTCTATCCGGACAAGAAAGGAGCGTACACCTTTTGGACTTACATGATGAACGCAAGGGCAAAAAATGTTGGCTGGAGGCTGGACTACTTCATTCTGTCCAATGCCTTAGAGAGCAACATTAGTGACAGCTTGATCCACAGCGAGGTGATGGGTAGTGACCATTGTCCAGTTGTTTTGTTGCTGAACATTTGA